In Pseudomonas saudiphocaensis, one DNA window encodes the following:
- the trmL gene encoding tRNA (uridine(34)/cytosine(34)/5-carboxymethylaminomethyluridine(34)-2'-O)-methyltransferase TrmL — MFQVILFQPEIPPNTGNIIRLCANAGCGLHLIEPLGFELDDKRLRRAGLDYHEYAPLQRHADLDSCLASLGHPRLFGFTTKGSQPFHEVKFERGDAFLFGPESRGLPAEIRDALPEDRRLRLPMRPDCRSLNLSNTVAVAVYEAWRQLDFAMD, encoded by the coding sequence ATGTTCCAAGTGATCCTTTTTCAGCCGGAAATCCCGCCCAATACCGGCAACATTATCAGGCTCTGCGCCAATGCCGGCTGCGGTCTGCACCTGATCGAACCACTGGGCTTCGAGCTGGATGACAAGCGCCTGCGCCGCGCCGGCCTGGACTACCACGAATACGCACCGCTCCAGCGCCATGCCGACCTGGACAGCTGCCTGGCCAGCCTCGGCCATCCGCGCCTGTTCGGCTTTACCACCAAGGGCTCACAGCCTTTTCATGAAGTGAAGTTCGAGCGCGGCGATGCCTTCCTCTTCGGCCCGGAAAGCCGCGGCCTTCCCGCCGAGATTCGCGACGCGCTGCCGGAGGATCGCCGCCTGCGCCTGCCGATGCGCCCCGACTGCCGCAGCCTCAACCTCTCCAATACCGTTGCCGTGGCCGTCTATGAAGCCTGGCGCCAGCTCGACTTCGCCATGGACTGA
- a CDS encoding FdhF/YdeP family oxidoreductase has protein sequence MSQPTFKPYHAPAGGWGSAYSVANILIREKIPLSGASLLLKQNKPIDGFACVSCAWAKPHPTRPLSFCENGAKATAWENTTRRCGPEFFAAHTVTELLNWTDFDLENQGRLTHPMRYDAASDRYREVTWEQAFAEIGDELKAMSDPNQVVFYMSGRASLETAYMYALLARMYGTNNLPDSSNMCHESSSVALPESIGVPVATVTLNDMERTDGLFFFGQNTGTSSPRMLHELQDARKRGAEIVTFNPIRERGLERFVDPQSPREMLSPDSTVISTQYHQLAIGGDIAAVTGICKALLAMDDAAQQNGQARVLDLDFIAQHTQGFEAFAQWVRNHRWPVLERRSGLSRTAMEAAATAYARCQRVIVAYGMGITQHRHGVEAIQMLVNLLLLRGNMGKEGAGILPVRGHSNVQGQRTVGITEKAEKVPADNLRRQFGFEPPSEDGVNTVEACEGIIAGRIRGFIAMGGNFTRAVPDTSQIEPAWRKLRLSVQVSTKLNRNHLITGEVSYILPCLGRTEIDHQASGEQRHTTEDSTGCIRAWRGAAEPAGELLLSEPDIVARLAKTTLQPNPLLNWDAWVGNYDLVRDAIAESYPEIFHDFNVRMMEPGGFHRPLGASQRKWDTDTGKANFITPPELAADPDTERGGHEQHDVLQLMTIRSNDQFNTTVYGYNDRFRGIHGSRMVILMNRNDIVRLGLVEGDQIEAVTEVDDGVHRSVGPLRVTPYDIPEGCCAGYYPECNVLLPVWHHAKRSKVPAAKSIPVRLRKVIAMASARAAPVDPAPPNSAGTA, from the coding sequence GTGAGCCAGCCAACCTTCAAGCCCTACCACGCGCCCGCCGGTGGCTGGGGTTCGGCCTATTCGGTCGCCAACATCCTGATCCGCGAAAAGATTCCGCTATCCGGCGCCTCGCTGCTGCTCAAGCAGAACAAGCCCATCGACGGCTTCGCCTGCGTCAGCTGCGCCTGGGCAAAACCGCATCCGACACGGCCGCTGTCGTTCTGCGAGAACGGCGCCAAGGCCACTGCCTGGGAAAACACCACGCGCCGCTGCGGCCCCGAGTTCTTTGCCGCGCATACCGTCACCGAGCTGCTCAACTGGACGGACTTCGACCTGGAAAATCAGGGCCGCCTGACCCATCCAATGCGCTACGACGCCGCCAGCGACCGGTATCGGGAAGTCACATGGGAGCAGGCGTTCGCCGAGATCGGTGACGAACTCAAGGCCATGTCTGACCCGAATCAGGTGGTGTTCTACATGTCCGGGCGCGCCTCGCTGGAGACCGCCTACATGTATGCGCTGCTGGCGCGGATGTACGGCACCAACAATCTGCCGGACAGCTCCAACATGTGCCACGAAAGCTCCTCGGTGGCGCTGCCGGAAAGCATTGGCGTGCCGGTGGCGACCGTCACCCTGAACGATATGGAGCGGACCGACGGGCTGTTCTTCTTTGGCCAGAATACCGGCACCAGCAGCCCGCGCATGCTTCATGAGCTGCAGGATGCCCGCAAGCGCGGCGCCGAGATCGTGACCTTCAACCCCATTCGCGAACGCGGGCTGGAGCGCTTCGTCGACCCGCAATCGCCGCGCGAAATGCTCTCACCAGACAGCACGGTGATCAGCACCCAGTATCACCAGCTGGCTATCGGCGGCGACATTGCCGCCGTTACCGGCATCTGCAAGGCGCTGCTGGCGATGGACGATGCCGCCCAGCAGAACGGCCAGGCGCGGGTGCTGGACCTGGACTTCATCGCCCAGCACACCCAGGGTTTCGAGGCCTTCGCGCAGTGGGTACGCAACCATCGCTGGCCGGTCTTGGAGCGCCGCTCGGGCCTCAGCCGAACCGCCATGGAAGCGGCCGCCACCGCCTATGCGCGCTGCCAGCGGGTGATCGTGGCCTACGGCATGGGCATTACCCAGCACCGCCATGGCGTGGAAGCGATTCAGATGCTGGTCAACCTGTTGCTGTTGCGCGGCAATATGGGCAAGGAAGGCGCGGGCATCCTTCCGGTACGCGGGCACTCCAACGTGCAAGGCCAGCGCACCGTCGGCATCACCGAGAAGGCCGAAAAGGTGCCGGCGGATAATCTGCGCCGGCAGTTCGGTTTCGAGCCGCCCAGCGAGGACGGCGTGAACACAGTGGAAGCCTGCGAGGGGATCATCGCCGGCCGCATCAGGGGCTTTATCGCCATGGGTGGCAACTTCACCCGCGCGGTGCCGGATACTTCGCAGATCGAGCCGGCCTGGCGCAAACTTCGGCTCTCCGTGCAGGTATCCACCAAGCTCAACCGCAACCACCTGATTACCGGCGAGGTGTCCTATATCCTGCCGTGCCTGGGCCGCACCGAAATCGACCACCAGGCCAGCGGTGAACAGCGCCACACCACCGAAGACAGCACCGGCTGCATCCGTGCCTGGCGTGGCGCGGCCGAGCCGGCGGGCGAGTTGCTATTGTCCGAGCCGGATATCGTCGCGCGGCTGGCCAAGACCACGCTGCAACCCAATCCGCTACTCAACTGGGACGCCTGGGTCGGCAACTACGATCTGGTCCGCGACGCCATCGCCGAGAGTTACCCGGAAATCTTCCATGATTTCAACGTGCGCATGATGGAGCCCGGCGGCTTCCATCGCCCGCTCGGCGCCAGCCAGCGCAAATGGGACACCGACACCGGCAAGGCCAACTTCATCACGCCGCCAGAGCTGGCGGCAGACCCCGACACCGAGCGCGGCGGCCATGAACAGCACGATGTGCTGCAGCTGATGACGATACGCAGCAACGACCAGTTCAACACTACCGTGTACGGCTACAACGATCGCTTCCGCGGCATTCATGGCTCGCGCATGGTGATCCTGATGAACCGCAACGACATCGTGCGCCTGGGCCTGGTCGAGGGTGATCAGATCGAAGCGGTGACCGAGGTCGACGACGGCGTGCACCGCTCGGTCGGCCCGCTGCGCGTGACGCCCTATGACATTCCCGAAGGCTGCTGCGCCGGCTACTACCCCGAGTGCAACGTGCTGCTGCCGGTCTGGCACCACGCCAAACGCAGCAAGGTGCCGGCGGCGAAATCGATTCCGGTGCGGTTGCGCAAGGTCATCGCCATGGCCAGCGCACGAGCCGCGCCGGTTGATCCGGCTCCGCCGAACAGTGCCGGTACGGCTTGA
- the hslV gene encoding ATP-dependent protease subunit HslV encodes MTTIVSVRRNGKVVMGGDGQVSLGNTVMKGNAKKVRRLYHGQVLAGFAGATADAFTLFERFEGQLEKHQGHLVRAAVELAKDWRTDRSLSRLEAMLAVANKDASLIITGNGDVVQPEDDLIAMGSGGGFAQAAAMALLRKGGEEMSAQEIAETALNIAGSICVFTNQNLTIEELDSAV; translated from the coding sequence TTGACCACCATCGTTTCAGTGCGCCGCAACGGCAAAGTCGTCATGGGCGGCGACGGCCAGGTTTCCCTCGGCAATACCGTGATGAAAGGCAACGCCAAAAAGGTTCGCCGCCTCTATCACGGCCAGGTGCTGGCCGGCTTCGCTGGCGCCACCGCCGACGCCTTCACCCTGTTCGAACGCTTCGAGGGCCAGCTGGAAAAGCACCAGGGCCATCTGGTGCGCGCCGCCGTCGAGCTGGCCAAGGACTGGCGTACCGACCGCTCCCTGAGCCGCCTGGAAGCCATGCTCGCCGTGGCCAACAAGGACGCTTCGCTGATCATCACCGGCAACGGCGACGTGGTGCAGCCCGAGGATGACCTGATCGCCATGGGCTCCGGTGGCGGCTTTGCCCAGGCTGCAGCCATGGCTCTGCTGCGCAAGGGTGGCGAAGAAATGTCCGCCCAGGAAATCGCCGAGACTGCGCTGAACATCGCCGGCAGCATCTGCGTCTTTACCAATCAGAATCTGACCATTGAGGAGCTGGACAGCGCCGTCTGA
- the hslU gene encoding ATP-dependent protease ATPase subunit HslU produces the protein MSMTPREIVHELNRHIIGQDDAKRAVAIALRNRWRRMQLPAELRPEVTPKNILMIGPTGVGKTEIARRLAKLANAPFIKVEATKFTEVGYVGRDVESIIRDLADAALKMLREQEVQKMRHRAEDAAEDRILDALLPPARPGFNEDPAPSTDSNTRQLFRKRLREGQLDDKEIEIEVAESPAGVEIMAPPGMEEMTSQLQNLFANMGKGKKKSRKLKIKEAFKLVRDEEAARLVNEEELKARALEAVEQNGIVFIDEIDKVAKRGNTSGADVSREGVQRDLLPLIEGSTVNTKLGMVKTDHILFIASGAFHLSKPSDLVPELQGRLPIRVELKPLSPEDFERILTEPHASLTEQYSALLKTEGLGIEFMPDGIKRIAEIAWQVNEKTENIGARRLHTLLERLLEEVSFSAGDLAGQQNGEPIRIDTAYVNEHLGELAEDEDLSRYIL, from the coding sequence ATGTCCATGACGCCCCGCGAGATCGTCCACGAACTCAACCGCCATATCATCGGCCAGGACGACGCCAAGCGTGCCGTCGCCATCGCCTTGCGCAACCGCTGGCGCCGTATGCAGTTGCCTGCCGAGCTGCGCCCTGAAGTCACACCAAAGAACATCCTGATGATCGGCCCCACCGGTGTCGGCAAGACCGAAATCGCCCGTCGCCTGGCCAAGCTGGCCAACGCGCCCTTTATCAAGGTGGAAGCGACCAAGTTCACCGAAGTCGGCTATGTCGGACGCGATGTCGAGTCCATCATCCGCGATCTGGCCGATGCTGCGCTGAAGATGCTGCGCGAGCAGGAAGTGCAGAAGATGCGTCACCGCGCGGAGGACGCCGCTGAGGACCGTATTCTCGACGCGTTGCTGCCGCCGGCCCGCCCTGGCTTCAACGAAGACCCGGCGCCGAGCACCGATTCCAACACTCGCCAGCTGTTCCGCAAGCGCCTGCGCGAAGGTCAGCTGGACGACAAGGAAATCGAAATCGAAGTGGCGGAAAGCCCGGCCGGCGTCGAGATCATGGCCCCTCCCGGCATGGAGGAAATGACCAGCCAGCTGCAGAACCTCTTCGCCAACATGGGCAAGGGCAAGAAGAAGAGCCGCAAGCTGAAGATCAAGGAAGCCTTCAAGCTGGTCCGCGACGAGGAAGCCGCGCGCCTGGTCAACGAGGAAGAGCTCAAGGCCCGTGCGCTGGAGGCGGTGGAGCAGAATGGCATCGTCTTCATCGACGAAATCGACAAGGTGGCCAAGCGCGGCAACACCAGCGGCGCCGACGTTTCCCGTGAGGGCGTGCAGCGCGATCTGCTGCCGCTGATCGAGGGCAGCACGGTCAACACCAAGCTGGGCATGGTCAAAACCGATCACATCCTGTTCATCGCCAGCGGTGCATTCCACCTGTCCAAGCCCAGCGATCTGGTGCCTGAGCTGCAAGGTCGCCTGCCGATCCGCGTGGAACTCAAGCCGCTGTCGCCGGAAGACTTCGAGCGCATCCTTACCGAACCGCACGCCTCCCTCACCGAGCAGTACAGTGCGCTGCTCAAGACCGAGGGTCTGGGCATTGAATTCATGCCCGACGGCATCAAGCGCATCGCCGAGATCGCCTGGCAGGTCAACGAGAAGACCGAGAACATCGGCGCTCGCCGCCTGCATACTCTGCTTGAGCGCCTGCTTGAAGAAGTCTCCTTCAGCGCCGGTGACCTGGCCGGCCAGCAGAACGGCGAGCCGATCCGCATCGACACCGCCTACGTCAACGAACACCTGGGCGAGCTGGCCGAAGACGAAGACCTGTCGCGTTACATTCTTTAA
- a CDS encoding gamma-butyrobetaine hydroxylase-like domain-containing protein produces MRIPTQIKLRKASKTLELEYGPNERYSLPAEFLRVLSPSAEVQGHGNPVLQTGKINVAIEGVEPAGQYALKLTFSDGHDSGLYSWDYLDQLSRNQQQLWDDYLDELAKAGKSRDPDISPVKIML; encoded by the coding sequence ATGCGCATCCCCACACAAATCAAACTCCGCAAGGCCTCGAAAACACTAGAGCTGGAATACGGCCCCAACGAGCGCTACAGCCTGCCGGCCGAATTTCTGCGGGTACTTTCGCCCTCCGCCGAAGTTCAAGGCCACGGCAATCCGGTGTTGCAGACCGGCAAGATCAACGTCGCCATCGAAGGCGTGGAGCCGGCCGGACAGTACGCACTGAAACTGACTTTCAGCGATGGCCACGACAGCGGCCTGTACAGCTGGGACTACCTGGACCAACTGTCGCGCAACCAGCAACAGCTCTGGGATGACTACCTCGATGAATTGGCCAAGGCCGGCAAATCCCGTGATCCGGATATTTCTCCGGTAAAGATCATGCTCTAA
- a CDS encoding methyl-accepting chemotaxis protein encodes MAATVQDVARNAVEAAQATSVADQQANEGERVVGEALTQIEQMAAQVDRTSEAMSHLRRDSDAIGSVLDVIKEVAEQTNLLALNAAIEAARAGEAGRGFAVVADEVRGLAQRTRSSTEEIEKLIGTLHVSSENASRLMQDNQQLSASTVELTRSAGQALEQIARTVSSIQGMNQQIAAAAEQQSAVAEEINRSVISVRDISMQTATASDETARASTELAQLGNALQQQIGRFRL; translated from the coding sequence ATGGCCGCAACCGTACAAGACGTCGCGCGCAATGCGGTCGAAGCCGCCCAGGCTACTTCCGTCGCGGATCAGCAAGCCAACGAAGGTGAGCGGGTGGTCGGCGAAGCACTGACACAGATCGAACAGATGGCAGCACAGGTGGACCGCACCAGCGAAGCCATGTCGCATCTGCGCCGTGACAGCGACGCCATCGGCAGCGTGCTGGATGTGATCAAGGAGGTCGCCGAGCAAACCAACCTGCTAGCCCTTAACGCGGCCATCGAAGCCGCCCGCGCGGGCGAAGCCGGGCGCGGTTTTGCAGTGGTCGCCGATGAAGTGCGCGGCCTCGCCCAACGCACCCGCAGCTCCACCGAGGAGATCGAGAAGCTCATCGGCACCCTGCATGTCAGCTCCGAAAACGCCAGCCGGCTTATGCAGGACAACCAGCAGCTGAGCGCCAGCACCGTGGAGCTGACCCGCAGCGCCGGCCAGGCCCTGGAACAGATCGCGCGCACCGTCTCCTCAATTCAGGGCATGAACCAGCAGATCGCAGCGGCAGCCGAGCAGCAGAGCGCAGTGGCGGAGGAAATCAACCGCAGCGTCATCAGCGTGCGCGACATTTCCATGCAGACCGCCACCGCCAGCGACGAAACAGCGCGGGCCAGTACCGAGCTGGCTCAGCTGGGTAATGCTCTGCAGCAGCAGATTGGGCGCTTCCGTCTCTGA
- the ubiE gene encoding bifunctional demethylmenaquinone methyltransferase/2-methoxy-6-polyprenyl-1,4-benzoquinol methylase UbiE — MTDPRKEHDAEPITHFGYKNVPESEKAHKVAEVFHSVAAKYDLMNDLMSGGVHRLWKRFTIELSGVRHGNRVLDIAGGTGDLARQFSRIVGPTGEVVLADINASMLRVGRDKLLDKGVAGNISFVQADAEKLPFPDNHFDVVTIAFGLRNVTHKEDAIASMLRVLKPGGRLLVLEFSKPTNQLFSKAYDAYSFSLLPMMGKLITNDADSYRYLAESIRMHPDQETLKGMMAAAGFERVTYHNMTGGIVALHRGIKP; from the coding sequence ATGACCGATCCTCGCAAAGAGCATGACGCAGAACCCATCACCCACTTCGGCTACAAGAACGTGCCGGAGAGCGAAAAAGCCCACAAGGTAGCCGAAGTCTTCCACTCGGTAGCCGCCAAGTACGACCTGATGAACGACCTGATGTCCGGCGGCGTACACCGGCTCTGGAAGCGCTTTACCATCGAGTTGTCCGGGGTGCGCCACGGCAATCGCGTACTGGATATCGCCGGCGGCACGGGCGATCTGGCGCGGCAGTTCTCGCGCATCGTCGGCCCCACCGGCGAAGTGGTGCTGGCCGACATCAACGCTTCGATGCTCAGGGTTGGCCGTGACAAGCTGCTGGACAAGGGCGTGGCCGGCAATATCAGCTTCGTTCAGGCCGACGCCGAGAAGCTGCCCTTCCCGGACAACCACTTCGATGTGGTCACCATTGCCTTCGGCCTGCGCAACGTCACCCACAAGGAAGACGCCATCGCCTCCATGCTGCGCGTGCTCAAGCCGGGCGGGCGCCTGTTGGTGCTGGAGTTCTCCAAGCCCACCAATCAACTGTTCTCCAAGGCCTACGACGCCTATTCGTTCAGCCTGCTGCCGATGATGGGCAAGCTGATCACCAACGATGCCGACAGCTACCGCTACCTGGCCGAGTCGATCCGCATGCACCCGGACCAGGAAACCCTCAAGGGCATGATGGCCGCCGCCGGTTTCGAGCGCGTGACCTACCACAACATGACCGGCGGCATCGTCGCCCTGCACCGCGGCATCAAACCCTGA
- a CDS encoding SCP2 domain-containing protein yields the protein MLQLAVLAAAERGINRVLSLDPTALPRLARLSGRVIEIDCTAPAWRLFVLADGEGLRLATDWGSEPDCRLRAPASSLAQLALSRNKTAVLHGPEVEIDGDSALLMQLAEVLQDLELDWEYEVSRWLGPVASQMLGSSLRRPLAWARQSGSSLRLSLADYLAEESRTLVGNNEAQARFDEIDRLKLALDRLEARVERLTHSLQPDQAE from the coding sequence ATGCTGCAGCTTGCCGTGCTGGCCGCAGCCGAACGCGGCATCAATCGCGTGCTCAGCCTCGACCCGACTGCCCTGCCGCGGTTGGCTCGACTGAGCGGGCGCGTCATTGAGATCGACTGCACGGCGCCGGCCTGGCGCCTGTTCGTGCTTGCCGACGGCGAAGGCCTGCGGCTGGCGACGGACTGGGGCAGCGAGCCCGACTGTCGCCTGCGTGCGCCGGCTTCGAGCCTGGCGCAGCTGGCCCTGAGCCGCAACAAGACCGCCGTGCTGCACGGTCCGGAAGTCGAGATCGACGGCGACAGCGCGCTGCTGATGCAGCTTGCCGAAGTGCTGCAGGACCTGGAGCTGGACTGGGAATACGAGGTATCGCGCTGGCTCGGCCCGGTCGCCAGCCAGATGCTCGGTAGCAGCCTGCGCAGGCCTCTGGCCTGGGCCCGACAGAGCGGCAGCAGCCTGCGCCTGAGCCTGGCCGACTACCTCGCCGAAGAATCCCGCACCCTGGTCGGCAACAACGAAGCGCAAGCCCGCTTTGACGAGATCGACCGGCTCAAGCTGGCACTCGACCGCCTCGAAGCCCGGGTCGAGCGCCTCACTCACTCTCTGCAGCCAGATCAAGCCGAATGA
- the ubiB gene encoding ubiquinone biosynthesis regulatory protein kinase UbiB — protein sequence MKLFAATRRLFRILLVVIRYRLDDLILDLPMPWWLRTSGYLLPWRWLPRRRSELSRGARLRLALEGLGPIFIKFGQILSTRRDLLPLDIAEELALLQDRVPPFDSATAISLIERQLGAPVDEVFAHFESTPLASASVAQVHAARLRSGEEVVVKVVRPNLKPIINQDLAWLFMLARGAERASVDARRLHLVEVVEDYAKTIHDELDLLREAANASQLRRNFQNSPLLYVPQVYWDYCRPQVLVTERIYGVPVTDMKQLAQQRTDMKQLAERGVEIFFTQVFRDSFFHADMHPGNIFVSTQQPWNPQYIAVDFGIVGSLTPEDQDYLARNLMAFFKRDYRKVAQLHIDSGWVPAETKVNEFEAAIRTVCEPIFEKPLKDISFGQLLVRLFQVARRFNMEVQPQLVLLQKTLLNIEGLGRELYPDLDLWSTGQPYLERWMRERMSPKQILKNVQGQIEQIPHLASMARELLEHMSQPHADNPAPPWREHRRGWLLRLIGAALLAGGAVLAAGSEALVAVDSWPAWVMLGAGAYIVVRR from the coding sequence ATGAAGCTGTTTGCCGCCACCCGCCGCCTGTTCCGCATCCTGCTGGTGGTGATTCGTTACCGCCTGGATGATCTCATCCTCGATCTGCCGATGCCCTGGTGGCTGCGCACCAGCGGCTATCTGCTGCCCTGGCGCTGGCTGCCACGCCGGCGCAGCGAGCTGTCCCGTGGCGCACGCCTGCGCCTGGCGCTGGAAGGCCTCGGGCCGATCTTTATCAAGTTCGGGCAGATTCTCTCGACCCGTCGCGATCTGCTGCCGCTGGATATTGCCGAAGAGCTGGCGTTGCTGCAGGACCGCGTCCCGCCATTCGACTCGGCCACCGCCATCAGCCTGATCGAACGCCAGTTGGGCGCACCGGTGGACGAGGTGTTCGCGCACTTCGAGAGCACGCCGTTGGCCTCGGCTTCGGTGGCGCAGGTGCACGCGGCACGCCTGCGCAGCGGCGAAGAGGTGGTGGTCAAGGTGGTACGGCCCAATCTCAAGCCGATCATCAACCAGGATCTGGCCTGGCTGTTCATGCTCGCCAGAGGCGCCGAACGCGCCTCGGTCGACGCCCGCCGCCTGCATCTGGTGGAGGTGGTCGAGGATTACGCCAAGACCATCCATGACGAGCTCGACCTGCTGCGCGAGGCCGCCAATGCCAGCCAGCTGAGGCGCAACTTCCAGAACTCGCCGCTGCTTTATGTGCCTCAGGTCTACTGGGATTACTGCCGTCCGCAGGTGCTGGTGACGGAGCGCATCTACGGCGTGCCGGTCACCGACATGAAACAGCTGGCCCAACAGCGCACCGACATGAAGCAGCTGGCCGAGCGCGGCGTGGAGATCTTCTTCACCCAGGTGTTCCGCGACAGCTTCTTCCACGCCGACATGCACCCCGGCAACATCTTCGTCAGCACCCAGCAGCCGTGGAACCCGCAGTACATCGCCGTGGACTTCGGCATCGTCGGCAGCCTCACCCCCGAGGATCAGGATTACCTGGCGCGCAACCTGATGGCCTTCTTCAAGCGCGACTACCGCAAGGTCGCGCAACTGCACATCGATTCGGGCTGGGTGCCAGCGGAAACCAAGGTCAACGAGTTCGAGGCGGCGATCCGTACCGTCTGCGAGCCCATCTTCGAGAAGCCGCTCAAGGACATCTCCTTCGGCCAGCTTCTGGTACGCCTGTTCCAGGTGGCCCGGCGCTTCAACATGGAGGTGCAGCCGCAGCTGGTGCTGCTGCAGAAGACCCTGCTCAACATCGAAGGCCTGGGCCGCGAGCTGTATCCCGACCTGGACCTGTGGAGCACCGGCCAACCCTACCTGGAGCGCTGGATGCGCGAGCGCATGAGCCCCAAGCAGATCCTGAAGAACGTGCAGGGCCAGATCGAGCAGATCCCGCATCTGGCCAGCATGGCCCGGGAGCTGCTCGAACACATGTCCCAACCCCATGCCGACAACCCGGCCCCGCCCTGGCGCGAACATCGCCGTGGCTGGCTGCTGCGGCTGATTGGCGCAGCATTGCTCGCCGGCGGCGCCGTTCTGGCGGCTGGCAGCGAGGCATTGGTTGCCGTTGACAGCTGGCCGGCGTGGGTGATGCTCGGGGCCGGGGCGTACATCGTTGTGCGCCGATAG
- the hisI gene encoding phosphoribosyl-AMP cyclohydrolase — MATSAENSMNWLDEIKWNADGLVPAIAQDYQTGRILMMAWMNREALALTAQENRAIYWSRSRGKLWRKGEESGHIQKLHELRLDCDADVVVLMVEQLGGIACHTGRHSCFYRVFENGEWKTVEPVLKDPHAIYAERKHE; from the coding sequence TTGGCAACATCAGCGGAGAATTCGATGAACTGGCTGGACGAGATCAAGTGGAACGCCGATGGCCTGGTTCCTGCCATCGCGCAGGATTACCAGACCGGGCGTATCCTGATGATGGCCTGGATGAACCGTGAAGCACTGGCGCTGACCGCGCAGGAAAACCGCGCCATTTACTGGTCGCGTTCACGCGGCAAGCTGTGGCGCAAGGGCGAGGAGTCCGGTCATATTCAGAAGCTGCACGAACTGCGCCTGGACTGTGATGCCGATGTGGTCGTGCTGATGGTCGAACAGCTGGGCGGCATTGCCTGCCACACCGGGCGGCACAGCTGCTTCTATCGGGTATTCGAAAACGGCGAGTGGAAAACCGTCGAACCGGTCCTCAAGGACCCGCACGCCATCTATGCGGAGCGCAAGCATGAGTGA
- a CDS encoding phosphoribosyl-ATP diphosphatase, producing the protein MSDTFARLAEVLEARKSAAPDSSYVASLYHKGLNKILEKVGEESVETILAAKDAATSGDARELIGETADLWFHSLVMLAALDQHPQAVLDELDRRFGLSGHAEKAARPHN; encoded by the coding sequence ATGAGTGACACATTCGCCCGTCTGGCCGAGGTACTGGAAGCGCGCAAGAGCGCCGCACCGGACAGCTCCTACGTGGCCAGCCTGTATCACAAGGGCCTGAACAAGATTCTGGAAAAGGTTGGCGAGGAATCGGTGGAAACCATCCTTGCCGCCAAGGATGCTGCCACCAGCGGCGACGCCCGCGAGCTGATCGGCGAGACTGCCGACCTGTGGTTTCACAGTCTGGTCATGCTGGCCGCTCTCGACCAGCACCCCCAAGCGGTACTGGACGAGCTGGACCGCCGCTTCGGCCTTTCCGGACACGCGGAAAAAGCCGCGCGCCCGCATAACTGA
- the tatA gene encoding twin-arginine translocase TatA/TatE family subunit, translated as MGFGGISVWQLLIILLIVIMLFGTKRLKGLGSDLGDAIKGFRKSMGTDEEKPSVEEKQSHTIDAEARKVEEPNKKN; from the coding sequence ATGGGTTTCGGTGGAATTAGCGTCTGGCAACTCCTGATTATCCTGCTGATCGTGATCATGCTGTTCGGCACCAAGCGCCTCAAGGGCCTGGGTTCTGACCTGGGCGATGCGATCAAGGGCTTCCGCAAATCCATGGGCACCGATGAAGAAAAGCCCAGCGTCGAGGAAAAGCAGAGCCACACCATCGACGCCGAGGCCCGTAAGGTCGAAGAACCGAACAAGAAGAACTGA
- the tatB gene encoding Sec-independent protein translocase protein TatB has translation MFDIGFMEMLLVGLVALVVLGPERLPGAVRTAGLWIGRLKRSFSNIKAEVEREIGADEIRRQLHNERILDLEKEMQAMKQNLTAPVTSITQNSSEPTKPAPPEPTEPAQPTEPVKAVEPPPAPRPDRSQEP, from the coding sequence ATGTTCGATATCGGCTTCATGGAGATGCTCCTGGTGGGGCTGGTGGCGCTGGTCGTCCTCGGCCCCGAGCGTCTGCCCGGCGCCGTGCGCACCGCCGGTTTGTGGATCGGTCGCCTCAAGCGCAGCTTCAGCAACATCAAGGCCGAGGTGGAGCGCGAGATCGGCGCCGATGAAATCCGCCGCCAGCTGCACAATGAGCGCATTCTCGACCTGGAAAAAGAAATGCAGGCGATGAAGCAGAACCTCACCGCTCCGGTAACCAGCATCACCCAGAACTCCAGCGAACCGACCAAACCGGCTCCGCCTGAGCCAACCGAACCAGCCCAGCCGACCGAGCCTGTGAAGGCTGTCGAACCGCCTCCCGCTCCTCGCCCGGACAGATCCCAAGAACCATGA